The window tagaaaaaacatttttgacccTACTAGGACCTCTACTTGCAGTGGAGCATTGTCGTGTCATGTCAtagcagaaagaaaagacacacaGGTGTATCTAATTAACTGTGGCTGCATCTGATTTAAGTGCATCTGTTTCAAGGCACTGTATTGTTCAAGCCAAGCTCACTGGCATGGCGTGCTGTCACACCTAAATGGAACAGAGggattgttaatgttattagttccacctgtgcttttcctgctgtgacaagtcaaaatatctgctgtgatgACCTAagtgaaggatctgaatatttcttctaTAGGCAGCTTTTATAGTGTTTGAGCAAGCATGCTTTCATGCCATAGTACACTGGTACAATACTGTGGATCCTTCTCTGTGTCCATTGTAGAAAAACTTGTTTCTCACTGACCTATCAAGAACAGCAACAGCTCTATGATCCAAAAGATACAACCACTAGTCTACATATTGctttagttttggttttttccTCATATGTTTCTTGTGATTAACACAGATTAAGGTCATGTAACATTATCAACACGTTTTAAACagcaaatagaaataaataatgaatatcaTCTGCACTTGCAATggagaaaatagtgaaacaatgtcacatttaattttacatAGAGTTCTGATTTTAATATTACATGTTTTCCACTTGACTTCTGTTCAAATTTGATCTCCGTTTTAGAGGAGTTCTCTACTGTCACTGCAGTTTTGTTACAAAAAGTAAATACAGTCGAGGAAAGAAAATAGGAAAAAGAGGCCCATTTCTCTGGGCAACTTCCTTGTTagtgttgccatggtgaccGACGATGAATTCGTTGAAGTCCCGCCCTTCAAGTTTGCCCAGTCAGTGCTCAGTCAAATTCCTGCACTGACACAACAGTTGACACTTGTAAACAGTGAGGTTAAAAGCGGATAAGGCTGATACAGAGCAAGTCCAAACTGAATTCTCAGTTTTCATTCACCGGTACGTACCTATATTTTATGTTCCCCGTCAGTCTGCTTACTTACTACACCAGTATTCAGTTTAGCTTAATTAACCTGACAGTCTGCTGTCTGcccttgttgttgttgctcgCCTACAACTACTAGCGTTACCTGCTGAATGCTCCTGTATGATGTCTTTTACAGGTAGCTAAGGTTAATTTAGTGTATGTAAAAGCTTTATTTACACAATTCTACAATGTCAAACCTTTGTCGCAGGAAGTTTCACAATAGAGGAAAGTGCGCTTATCAGGAAGGAAGTGCGTTTTATCTTTTCACACGTGTTGTATGTTTAACCTGTTTGCGCTTAAGTTAACTGACTATTGTCTTCTGTCACTTGTAGCTTTTCCTTATCAGTATGAGTACGTCATGCGTGTGCCTGCCATTAAACTATCAGCTTATTGTTGAGGCATTTGTGATTTAACAGTTGGCCTAGTGCTTGTCATGTGTACTGTTAATTGGTATAAAGATTAGACTACTCAGTTGTTGCGGATGATTGTTGTGGAAGTGGCCGTGACCCCCTCTCCAGGAAGTGGAGTAAAGTGTAATTGGCGACGTGACTCGTTAAACCTGAAATACCCTCAGCGTTGCAGGTGGATGTATAGTTGGATTTAACCTCAATACCTTCTGAGCAACATCATCTTTCAGCAGATTTCATGTGCTGTACTGGACATGTCTTGGGCCAAGCTACTGTATATGAAAACCTGTTGATACTAAATGAGAAGATGACCGGCTGTAGTTAGGGATGGTCTGgtcacaaaacagcaaaataatatgATTCAAAATTATAtaagagattttctttttttctctttaataaGTCAACAATGGTAACTCGGTAGGAGACATAATATAGTGGTGGTGAtagttgggggggtggggggttagGCATCAAACATGTGGGAAAGCCTCCTACTGTGTTTCCTTCTCAATAGCTCTGTTATCTGTCATCATGGACACTTCAAGCctcatcccacacacacacacacacacacacacacacacacgcagtatAGTCCAGTAAGTTATAATGACTCATTCTTATGAGTCCcagttatgtgttttttgtgttttaagcATGATCCATATGAGGCAGCCTATTTATGTCTCCTGTGTTCAGCTTCATCAGGTCATAGAACATTGACATTGTTGACTGTAGCTTTCCTAAATCATATGGCTGTTGTGAGAAGTGACACAAAGTGACTTCTGTTAAGATTCTGCAACAGATACTAAACAAGTTTCTTTTGCAGAATCATGTTGTGGTCAGGAGCATAAGCCACGAGCTAAATGTGTCTCTCTGTAGTCCTGACCACAGAGTCAGTGTCTCTTTAGAATGCAGGTTATGAGTGTGCAACCTCTGTATGCAGgttgacataaaaaaacaaaagtgtgtaAAAAAACCAAGTGTGTTAAACCCATTTGCACGTCATATGTACAGCCTGTTAACCTTCCAATAATTTCATGCTTTTTAGTTCATTTGTTTCCCTTTTAACAcagttttagtttctgtttgaACTTATTTGGCTTAGCAGTCAGTAGCTGGTGTAGCTCTACCAGCTGTGCTCAGTGCTGAGCTCATGTCAAACACTAAAACAGATAAGGTAACTGTATGCAAACCAGTAAGGTCcagcagttttttaaaaactacagatCATAGTCAAACAGGAAATAGTTCAGCGTCACCCTTTCTCTCACTGTGTCTAAATAATCAAGAGTTCCTTTTTTTGTAATATACGTTTTTTGATACTCTTCATACAGTATTCCCCAAACATATAACTGAGTACAATGTAgtaaagttagaaaaaaaaaaaacagaggtcCACATGCGATCTTTGGGAACAATGTCTATCCATGGATTAAcaaattgctgtttttcttatttgatATCCAACTCTAGTCTTAGGTCATTGACCACCTGTTTCAACACACTTGCAGAGTTTAACCGTGAAACCTCCTCTGGCTTCTAGTCAATAAGATAGTCTGTAGAGATTAGACAATATTATGTATCATTGTGTGCCAGAGGACAAAAACACTACATCATTCTTTCCAAACTGAAATTCACCTTAGTTCCCTTTCTTATTTCCTTTCTCATGCTCTCATGAGTCTGTTGCTTGCTGTGGGTTTGTGACTTTCCTCGTGAAGTTTGTCACGCTTACAAGATGTTGCACAATGTTTCGGCTTAAATTTCCAAGCATGACGTATTCAGAAATACCAAATATTCAATATAGAAACATGCCcatttgttaaaatgttgagACCAGTAAAATGTCTACAGTTATTTTCAATTAACTCTCTTAATTTCCCCAAATGTTTTAATAGAAATAAaggttttcatcattttaattcaatAGTTTTAAGTATTTAAGAGATTTTTCCTCTAAGTCTgtgttaaattaaatgtcttgCTTTAATTGGCAGTGCCAGAGTTTGAaggtgtgtgtatttctgtgtgtgtcttcactttgTCTCTGACTCTGTCCTTCCACCTGCCTACATGCATGTTAgttttttcctgtctgtctaataccAGTCCCACATATCTACATTTGCATgggtcaacacacacacgcacacacacacacacacaaccaaagtGTCTGCTCTGTTCATGAATCGACCATGCCAACTCATGATGCACAAAATCCCAGGTTTAGAAGAAGGCGCTCTTCCAAACCAGTGCACAAAGACCTGCAGCCTGCATGCAACCCACCACTAAGTGAGTTATATCAGTCAATATTTCCAGGCAGACAGGACCCTCCTCGTCATACCACaactttcttttcagttttgggcttacttgtcaaattaaattaGTCTCAGCAAGGGCCATCATCCCCTGaactgaagaagaagagcagctgTTGTTCTGGATGTACAGCACACAGCGGGTCATGTTTAGCATTGAACAACAATATCTAAAGCAGACTGatatctgtgtgtgagagagactggcaaaaagaaagagaaaaacaataataaacatacagGATTGCATAATGTAATATGAAAGACAAAGATTGTTTCTATACTTTGAATGCATAATTACCACATATAATAATAACCtaataaaaactgaattaaGGTACCCTTCTTGAGCATATATCCTGTAATCATATTCTCTTAGGGATGtccttttaatgtgtttctgagtTATTAATGTGCTGGAGTAATGGTGATGTATCTATTATTTTAGGTTCAAATATTGCCTCCTTTTATAGACTTTACATTTAGTACAATAATATGTTTTTGATGCAGTCCATATATTTGGAATATTGTTGTTATTAACTCTATTCTTTAGGAAATGGGCTGTACTTATTTAAACTGAAgactctcctcctgtctctctcctaGGTTTCATCGACTAATTAAAGAGGTGGTTGCTAAGAGATGACAATCGGTGACATTGGTAAAAACCTCTGATgcacagcagcctgaagctcGACTTCTCCAGGATCTCTTTCCTCCACACCTCTCTCTGTACCTGGCTCATGTGAAGCACGCGGGGAAACGCTCTTAAACCAACGGACTCACAAACACCATGGCAGCTTTCACTGCTACCTCTGCCGTCACCAGTACCACGACCACCACAGTGGCCCGAACTGCATGGCAAAGGCAAGGAAGTGGCGAAGGGGCGGGAAAATGTGAGAGTGACTGGAAGAAGAGTGAAAATGTGGGACAAAACACTATCCTGGAGAAAACCCACGAGTTTTTCCAGATCTGTGACATCGAGAGCAAAGGCTTCATCACCCGACGTGACATGCAGGTGAGGTTGCTGATACAAGTATGACAGCCATGGATATACTGATCTCCAATGTCATAATGAAATGTGAAGACTGATCTATGATGcatataaatgaattaaaatgagagAATTTAACATAATGTTACACAGTTTTTGTTCCTAGGTAGGTACTATTATTTCCTAATTGCTTATGCCTTCAAAGTATAGAAAATGGCTTTCATTTccttttgcacattttcattcaaataaggtcagaaaaaatgtatttatttatactaaAGTTATACAAAAGTGGCAGAAGCAGAGCCCATCCCGATGGGTGAAGAAGCTGTAAAAAGTTAGGTGACACTTCTTCTGATCTGCTACTTGCACACATTCATCAAGTCACAAGTTCCACTGCTTGAGCCTAGACATCAGAATCTCAGCATTGGACCCTGTGAGACCAAGATCTCTGATCAAATTGTTGAGGTCTTTTTGGTTGGGGTAGTATGGGTTTCTGAACTGGTGGGCTTAAGGCCCTGTATTTATGCTACTATTTATATTACTGGGAAGTTCTAGAAATTTCTATATCAGCTACTCAGCACTGAATCTGGAAAATAGGTACATTTCAAAACATCCCTGTCCTGGTCACAAAAGCAAAGTGTGAAGGGAATAATCAccattttctatactttttaGGCATTATAAGAAAATAACACTTCCTACCCAGGAACAAGTTAAAATGTGTTACACAGTgtaattttacacacacatgacaATTATACATTTGGTGGCATTTTAATCTGTGAAAAAATAGACACATCACTACCTTTAATTACTTGTGTACACCTTATCAACAAAGTATCAGCGCTGTATCACCAATTATTAGCATCCACAGTGAACAGAACatcaaattcacattttcataattttccaAGATTACAAGTCCCTATTCATGCAGAATGGGCAATTCAAGGTGGGTCTGTGCTCTCATTAATGATGTCGAACAGGACACAGATAGAACATGTGCATCTTATTCAAAGCACCATAAAAGAGACTGAAAGGGGGATGCAGTGAGAGACAAGCACAGAGAGCCATGCGGACGCTTTGTCATACAACTCCTCCACTGGCATTATTGTGCAGATTCACTTGCCCCTCAGATATTCATCCCTGCCGTGGCTAATCCTTTGATGAAGCACTTGTAGGCTCTCGCTCAGAGGAGCATAAATACATAGAAGATAAGctttgatgtgtgtttatgataATGGATTGGAAATTAGCTGGCTAGCAAGACTGGGGATCAGTCCTTCTCACTACTTTTTTTATATGACAGTATTTATATGACAGCCTGTACTGATGAGTACTTAAAGCAgcacttttatttgttttactctTCACATTCATCCGTCAAAGTCTGTACATGATGTAACAAGCTAAATAGTGACACTgcttacatttattttcagtcacaatATTTTCATAGGTTCTTCACAGCTTAAAAGTACATTTCACACCACGGCCACTAACAGGGAAGCTCTACAACTGTTGTGTTTGCTGACATAAGGGATGTGTTCTGCCCAGATAACAGATTTTACAAGAGCAGCTGGTAGTCTTACATAGATGCTGTCCTTTCCCTGTCCCTCCCCTGGATTGTTTGGGTGGCCTCAGTCAACATTTGGAGCCATGTAAACACGGCATAAAACCAAGCTGCTTACAGAGGTGTGGCTGTGTTGGCTGTTCTTGAAAATGGTCCAGCGTTTACTGTCATGATCACAAGGTTCTCATTCTGGCATGTACCTTTGGATTAACCCCTTGTATAAGGAGCAGCTGTCACTCCTCCCCTCTCAAGTAGTGTCTCAGTCAacttaaaatattcagttaaagGGTCCTTGATAATATCTTGAGCCACTATGTGTTCCAGTGGGGCTGCTCAGTGGTCAATCATTGAATACTGTAGCTGCACTGGGAAGATACCAGGTGTTAATGTGTTAAACTGCACAAGTGTGAAGCTTAGAGTTGCTGAAGAGTGTGCATGTGCCttaaatgttttctggtttAATTAAGAATGAGGAAAGAGGTTGTTTATAGTGTAACTTGCATCCTGTGTCATTAGAACTAAATTAGTCTAATATAGTCAGGCGGGTTTAAAACTGTAGAGGAAAGAACCACCAACTGTTCTGTTGCACATAATGACCCGTGGACAAATGACTGTCCTCAAGTAGCAGTTGTTATAGCTACAGTATAGTTAATGTCCTTGACGCTCTGTTCTTGCCAATAGcagctgttttgtgtcttttaaataGAGGCTGAACGGCGAGCTCCCTCTCAGTGCGGAGGAGTTGGAGAACGTATTTGATACCCTTGATTCTGACAGCAACGGATATCTTACCCTTGACGAGTTCTCCTCCGGCTTTAGTACgttctccatctgtctctaCTTTAAAAAATTGCTACAAGTATTGTCAGTATGGGTAGTCTGATGTTTCAATTTTAGACCTAAGCTCTTGATTTTTCTAGGTGAGTTTTTATTTGGCCGAACGATTTCTGTAGAAGAAGGCATGGGGGAGAAAAACTACAGTAAAGACTCGCCAGAGGTGCTGTACCAGTCCCAGTGGGAGGAGAGGCTGGCAAcctcagaggatgaagaggagaaacatTTTTGCATGCTTATGGAGAGCCTCGGAGCCAACAGTGTTTTTGAAGAGtgagtactgtatgtgtgtaagagaCCGCTTGTGGTTACCGCCTGTGTTCTTACGTCAACTTCATATCTTTGAACACTTTGTCTACTTTAAGTCTACACAATAACGTCTGAAACTATAATCAGCTGTGCAAACTAAACAAGAGTTGGAAGTTTCCATTCTCAAGCAAAGCTGTTCCTGTGTTCCCTCTCTGAGTGTAACTGCTTGAAATTCAACTCTAACAGGATTGCATTTGAAATATCAAAATTTTGTACTAAACATTAGTGTTTATGAAGAAGTTTCACTTCcagaaaacagacacacttaTCTGAGTCATTCTTGTTAACTATCTTTGCATTGGTATTTCACACAATATTAACTGGCCATTAGTAACTATAGTTGAGGTCTGTTAAGAcaattcaagtcaagtcagtttttatttatgtagcccAATATCACATATCACAAATTTTTCCTCagagggctttacaatctgtacagcaatacaacatcctttATCTTTAGATCCTCAATTCAAATAAGGATCCcccccattaaaaaaaaaaaaacattactgggGAAAAAATTTAAGAAACCTCAGGAAAAGCAACAGGAGAGGATCCCTTTTCCAGGACGGACTGACTTACAACAGATGTCACTCAGACAATGACTGAGTGAAAGATATATGATAACAGGATCTTATGAAATGCATGACTAGACTCACCTTTAGCAAACAACTCCGACTCAATAAAAAGTGAACAGTAGTGGAGGTGGATGCCAGATTTACACATCCTATTGGCTTCCGCCTACCAGGCTAGAGCCGAAGATGAAAGATGACATTTCAGATCACATCAGTTTGTGCAGCACTAACTTACATCGATCTTGGCCAGACTTTAAGGATAAGTATTTGTAACTATTTAAAAGTTGTCCACGGATTTGTTTGACTTTCCTTAACTTAGGGAGGCACATGAGGCACATGTTATTGTTTCTTGTGGAAacataaattacataattattacatttcctttcatcaccttcatcaccttccttcatgtttttactgtctCAAAACTGATTTTAGTGTTTGTTTCAATATGTCAATCATTGTTTctattcagtgttttgttttcactttcagtacatacacactttctcattcaaggtaatgggaaggtgtgtccaaacttttgactggtattatATGCAGTTATGACAGAGATTATACTTATAGATTTTTCTATAAGAATAAATGAATTTTTCAAGGCAAAGAATATCTTGACCTCCTAAAAGCAATTTCGGGGTTTCAGCCAATACACCACTATAAACTGGTTCCTAAACTGCTGTTTCTATGTATGTCATTCTGCTGGATTGACGCTCTAATCACTACCTATTTCTTTCATTATCCTCACCACCTTGTTTCTATTTGTCTTCTAAAAAATGATTGCAAATTCCTAGCTAAGTGAAACCATATtacaaagaatgaaaataaacaaattgtcTGTGATGCTGCGCTTAGCTACATCTGCTCCTTCATTTTTTATCCCATCAGTCCTGCTGAGGTGCGCAGTTTGTGGGCCCAGCTGCGCCGGGATGAACCGCACCTTTTATCCAATTTTGAGGACTTCTTGGCCAGAGTGACATCCCAGATCATAGAGGCAAACCAGGAGAAGAGGGATATGGAGAGTGCTCTTAAAAGGTCAGGGGACATCTTTGTATCTTTTATTATCAACATGAAAGGTTGTTTATATTCTCAGGTCTCCACTGAGGAGCATTTGGCTGACTAAAGATGAGCTCTGAAGAGGCTCCTGAATTAATTTGTGCATATCATTTAAAGAAGATACTTCAATGTAGTTATGTCTTACCATTATTTGTCTTAATGCTTCAAGCTGTTGAATGCTGATTTTTAAAGATATGTGAGTTAATTTAGTAAATTATCTCAATTTTATCCATATAGGAAAGCAGCAACACACGATGATGAGATCAAGCACCTGTATGAAGAAATGGagcagcaaataaaaaatgaaaaagacagaattGTGCTGCAGGTACATATTTTTTAGGGATGTTGAACAAATTTTGTCACTGTCCATCAAATACTGTACGTCTCATTCTTCTCACCCTCATGCTTCGTTTTTGTGTTTCCCTTTTTGATTCCTGCAAAGGACTATGAGCGGTTTCTGTCTCGGAGTCAAGACCTGGAGTTGCAGCTGTCCAGTAAAGAGAAAGAGCTAGAACAGCTCTTTCAGAAACAGAGGAGGGTGAGTGAGGAACAACAAGAGATTCCCCATTTACACTGCTGTATTCCACCCTATGTCTATATTATACAGCATATTGGAAAGACGATACACTCACACTTCGTAATTCCATAAGCAAATTCATCTGTCAGCGCAGCAACACATGTGAGACACAGATGACTGATAACAGATGCTGTAAAAAGCTAATAAAGTCATTTAGACTCATCAACATGCATGTTAAAATCTTCACATGACACTGATAAATCTCTATGCCCATTGCTTACTTGCCCATTGGATGACTGGGTTTACCTCCCACTACTGGCACACTTAATGTTTAGAGGCAGAAAGGTACAGTATAGATATCAAAACATACTCATTACTTCAGTCCAACTTTTGTGAAAGACCTTGTGTAACAGTTTTATCAAATATAATCTAATCACTGATTAGATTGTATTTTATGAAACTGTAACATTAGTATTATATAAGTTCACTAGTATTAGTAATCACCGCTTCTCCCGTGAACTTCCGCAGTAGCAACAACAGCTTGTGTTAATACAGTAGATACTGATAGATGTTAATAGGCTCTGTCACACCTTCATTTACAGACTTGCACTCAGGCTTTTAAGGCTAATTAGTGAACTGAAATTGATTCCGGACACTTCTTTTCTTCACAGCCCTTCAGCGCCTTTAATTAATATGTCAGCTGTTAACCAAGTTGCTGTGTGTGTAGAAGAGTTATCCATTCACAAGTATACAGTACAGGCTGGCACAGCATTCAGTATGTCTATGTTTACTATTGTCTCTCTGTTAATGGGATTCATCTTACAGAAGTAGCAGCTTATTGGTATATGTTTAGAGGCCAACACAATAGTGTGTCTTCACATCACGGTGTCTCCTCGTGTTCACCCAATTACTATGGGTTAAAGGGCTCAATGTACAATTAACAGCCATACATTTTTAGAGCTGAGACCACAATGGTTGGTATagattgtgtgaatgtgtaccACTAGGAGTCGCCAAAGTCTCCAAAGAAGTTTTTATCTTCTCAAACACAGGGACTTAAAattgataaatacatttcagcTGTTACAGATTGTATTTATGTTGATGTGATCAGGGGCGTGCTGGCTGACTGATTATTGAATAATACACATAATCCAATAAtatccaatattttttttcttttttggttgtTCTCCAGTTGGAACATCAGTGCCAGGAACTTCACAGTGAACAACATGTGACCAAGGTGGAGAATGTGAAGCTCAAGCAGACAAATAATGAGCTAGCTCGGGAGCTGGACCACACCAGCCAAGAGCTGATATCAGCACAGGAGCAGCTGAGTCTGCTGCAGGAGCAGTCCACACGGCTTCACGAGGAGAAAGAGATGTGAGCTGTAGCAAGTCTTATTCAGGCTTCTTTATAACTCCAGGCATCATTATTTGACCTGTCTTCTTGGTTCATGCGCCTTGTTTAGGATCCAATTATGTTTTTGCTTCAAACACTTAgagaaacagtaaaacacaccACTATGATAAACTGGTATACTTTTACCTTCATTCTATTAGAAAGAGAAGTCCTTTGTTGGGATTTTCAAATGCTGTGATACTCTATATTGAAGAGAAtaagcaagaaagagagagagacaatatGTGTCATACACTCACTCTAGTCTAATAACTCATTTTTCATTCCTTTGCTCTAGGTTATATTATCTCAGTTTTTAATAAAGTGGAAGTGTGTTTAGAGCATTAGTAATAACGGGTGCATTGTTGTTCAACACAGGGAAATATACAGACTGACTGAGGGATTGCAGCGTGAGAGAGCGAGCCTTCTCAAGCAACTGGACCTGTTGAGGTATGGATCAGGAGAAAAATAGAATTACAACTGAGAGAATAACCACTTATACAGAAATGTAGCATTGATATTGGATGTGATGCTGCACTTTATGCtttgtttctgttgcttttatACTGCTCATTAAATGATGAGTTGTGTAGTCTGGCCCACAGTTTTGAAAGTCTAGTGgaaaaaatttgtttttgtttattagTTCTCTATATTCATGGCAGATGTTGTTTCACACGGGTGAAAATAAAGTTTACAacagctgctcactgctggtTTAGTGCCAATACCTCAGTCGGTATTTTACCTCTTACTACTGCAGTGGTCACAGTGCAAAGCAAGACTGATTTGTTTCTTagcttcaaaacatttttaaaataagttttgttTGTTCCTTTGTTGAGCATTTTTTAAGCTCCTTAGAAATTCTCTGCTTAATGGTcaattactattactattattaattCTACTTGGAAACTGCTCATTCTACACTCTTCTACTTTTGGTCAACAATAGCAACCCCTGGTTCAGAGCTTCAAGATAGAACCTGCTTCTCTAACTTTTACTGACACCATCATGATTAGCAGCCTGAGGGAGAGCTGGATGTGTGAGGGCCATTATGGCTAGTAAACTGTTTAACAACAAACACATATCAAACAAGGCTTGGCATTCAAATTCATAATGAATTCAACCAATTGCACAATGCTGAATTTTGCGTAATCGTTCAGTATTATGAAAAGACTTAAAGTTCTCATTCTGTCTTCAATATCtctatttatttgttgtatCCAGGGAAATGAACAAACATTTACGGGATGAAAAAGACATATGCTATCAGGTATGTGCTGTGTATTATGATGTAATTCATTCACTGTATTACTGAAATTTCCTGTCTGCACCACATGTATCCTCTTTTTAAAGGTTGAAGGaatagaaaaagatgaaaatgatcaCTAGAGTCCAGAACAGCCACCCCAAAATTTAGATTGAACTCTGTATCTCGTGCTGCAGTATGACTAAAAGCTTCATGTTTTGACTCTGCAGAAACCAAAGAACTGTAAGAAAACACCAGTTTTGCAGCAGAGGCCATTAATGAATGttttgaaacacacaaacacaaacatctacaAAAGGTAAATGGTCACCTTGTGATACAGTAATACAAATTGAATCATTATTTGTTAAGAATGTGTCCAATGGAGTACAAGgcacagtatttacagtatatggcTTTGTTGGTATCATCAACTGTGCCCTGTTCTTACTAATTTGTATctgcagtgaggaggaggaggacctgACCACCAGCTCTGTGAGGCAGAAGTTAGCCAATGGGTCATGCCAACCCTCTTGCCTGGAGGCGACAAGAGGGCACCTCCAGAGGATCATCTCCATCGAGGAGGACCACCTCCCACACTTGCTCCAGAATAGCTGTCAGGCTCAAATCCCACTTCAGGAGTGTAGTGAAGGAGAGGAAGCGTCAGACAATGAGGAGAATATAGACTTGGTGATGAGCGATATATATCCTTGTGCATCTTCTGCGCAACCACAACATTCAAAgggaaatgtggaaaaaaggaaaactccCACCTCACCAAGGGGTCAGCCTGTTGGCAAGGAGACCAGCATAAATGTAAGCATGTGAATATGGTGATATGCTGTTTGTAAGGCATGCTTGCAAGAGAATAACTGTGTTTCTTAAAGTTTCTGTACTTCTAATTATGTAATCAACAATTAAGGACTACTGTGATGCTGTACACTTAAATTACTTTAAGTGTTTACATGATTATTCTTGCGTTGCAGAACGCTCTCCCTTTCCTCTGAGGTTTGTTTGGCACAGATGTTCAGTGAGAGGGCATCACTTGTTATTCATACTCTGTTGGTGCCTTCCTCGCACAAAGAGGAGTCAGCAACTTGACTGAGTGTTCCCAGTACATCCCTCTAATCTCTACCCCATAATGCCTCTTTTTATTTAGGAGGAAGGTGGTCCGTCGCCGCCTGATCGCCTCTTCAAGATTGTTCTGGTGGGGAACTCTAGTGTAGGAAAGACCTCCCTACTTCAACGATTTTGTGACGACTGCTTCCGTCCAGGCACTTCTGCTACTGTGGGTGTGTaaagtgcagacacacacaatacgTCCCTTGTCAGTTCCTGTAAGCAAAGGCATTGAAACACCCAGCCATGTGGTTGACCTCAGGCTCTGTATGTGTTTGCCTACGAAGC is drawn from Thunnus thynnus chromosome 5, fThuThy2.1, whole genome shotgun sequence and contains these coding sequences:
- the cracr2aa gene encoding EF-hand calcium-binding domain-containing protein 4B, which codes for MAAFTATSAVTSTTTTTVARTAWQRQGSGEGAGKCESDWKKSENVGQNTILEKTHEFFQICDIESKGFITRRDMQRLNGELPLSAEELENVFDTLDSDSNGYLTLDEFSSGFSEFLFGRTISVEEGMGEKNYSKDSPEVLYQSQWEERLATSEDEEEKHFCMLMESLGANSVFEDPAEVRSLWAQLRRDEPHLLSNFEDFLARVTSQIIEANQEKRDMESALKRKAATHDDEIKHLYEEMEQQIKNEKDRIVLQDYERFLSRSQDLELQLSSKEKELEQLFQKQRRLEHQCQELHSEQHVTKVENVKLKQTNNELARELDHTSQELISAQEQLSLLQEQSTRLHEEKEMEIYRLTEGLQRERASLLKQLDLLREMNKHLRDEKDICYQKPKNCKKTPVLQQRPLMNVLKHTNTNIYKSEEEEDLTTSSVRQKLANGSCQPSCLEATRGHLQRIISIEEDHLPHLLQNSCQAQIPLQECSEGEEASDNEENIDLVMSDIYPCASSAQPQHSKGNVEKRKTPTSPRGQPVGKETSINEEGGPSPPDRLFKIVLVGNSSVGKTSLLQRFCDDCFRPGTSATVGIDYSVKTITVDNSQVALQMWDTAGQERYRSITKQFFRKADGVVVMYDITAEQSFTAVRQWLTSVKEGAGEDISIMLLGNKTDKEIERQVEKGVGERLAKDCQMTFYECSACSGHNVVESMVHLARILKEQEDREKEKTVQLVSSPAEKKRSCC